The stretch of DNA ctcctcctctctgtatatcagactttgcaataaaaataataaataaatcttaaagaaagaaaaagaagcaagagaGCCTGGACAACTATGCTCTCTTACAAGCATTCCTCCAGCTCCAATTTGCCAGGCATCTGACCTCCCAAGGACAGAATTTTTGGGGGAAAGATCTTGGAGTCTTAGCAACGAAGCGTTTGATGCCAAATGCTCAAGATTTGAACTTATTCATGCAGCAAAACATCGTGTGAATCACTGGGCTCTGCTGCCACAGGGGTTTGAAAATGATTACGATGAGATAGGctcagaggaggagggggagcttTTGATGTCGACTTATCCCTCATGAAGGCTTTTGCTCTtaggaaggggaagaaggaagaTGGGGCTGAGAACCAGGCTCAGATAAGAACTGAGTCAACCTGGGGTGTCTGTTCAAAACCTGGGGGTGGTCACCCAGGGATGTTTGCTAAGCCGCAGGGCTTTCGAGCCTCTGATTGGCCAAGGCGTTGCTAAGGCAAACACTGCCGCTTCCTCCCATTAGCTGGTGACCGAAGGACCACCCAGAAGGAGGAGCTCCCCAGTCAGCGAGGGAGGAAGCCCCGCCCCCTCTCCTTACcgggaaaaggaaggaggaggcgTAACTAGGGCCGGCACCCCTAGCATTAAGCAAACGCTCTCCCTGACTGCCCCGGTTGAATCCCAAAGGGGTAGAGAGCTGGCTAGCAAGGTAGTCCCCGTCCAACCAGCCGGCTTCCCAGGACCCTGGGACTCTCCCCAAGGGGCTCCCTTCCTACTCCCCAACGGCCCAGCCTGCCGGCCTGCCAGGAGGGCTGAGCTAAGTTACACCCCCGCCCCAGCGGGGAGACAGCTGGCGGGAGGAATGCAaaggccctgccaggcaggcggGCTGGCGGGGCGGGAGGCCGGCGTGGAGCCCGAGCCGGCCTTATATGGGCACGGAGGCCACCCGCTTATCTAGGAGGCCGGCCTCCTGTCAGGAAAGCAAGGATGAACACCTGTCCCAGAGGATGAGGGTACTAACCAGCTCCACTGCACATCAATGGGCATCTAGGCACTTGTCCCAAACCAGGGAGGGAACAGGAGCCACCCCACCCCCgtgcccctcccttccctccccttgcacggccatccacacacacaccttggtcTCCCCACTGCTGTCTGATTCCGACACCTGGTAGGTGAGATCCGTCTCTTCGAAGCCAGTGGCACTCATCCTCTGGTCCGTGGTGGGATCCGAGCGGGGCGGCGAGTCTGGCGAGTTGAGGCACGTTTGAATCAGCGCCTTGCCAGTCTCACTGGTGATCATGGGCTGCAGTTTGCGGGTGGCAAAGGTATACACATGGCCTGTCTCGCTGGCCACCAACAAcagcacctgggtccctgtcagcgTGGACAGCTCATAAgcctgggggatggggagggagatggagataTCAGAGAAATGGTTCATCTCTACCTTCCCTGGGCAGCAGGAAAGGGGAAAATGACTCAGGAATCTCCACTTCCCACTCCCAGAAGGACCTCTGgtttgagtgtgagtgtgtgtgtgtttgtaggggGTGCTATCAGGGTATCTAGGAGCAGCCAAGCAATtcagtcctctgcctgcaagggGCCCCCCAGTGACCTGTAGCCACCCCCAGCAAACAGTCACATCCTCCCTGGGATGGAACACATGGAGGGAGGGGAACCCAGAGAGTGTCCACCCCACCAACACAGGCCGGTGCCTGAAGCTACACAGGGCTCCACCCCTTCCCTACAGTCACTGTGGAGCAGGAGGGATCCCCACTGCACTGGAATTCACACCTGACAGCCAGGGTGACAACTCACCTAACTTCCAACTGTCCCCCTGGATCTCCCCAGAAACGGTGCAGAGGCCTTCACCTGTTGCCATCCCCTAACTTCTCCCTCAGCCCCTGGAATACCATGACTCAGGAAGGAAATTGTCCTTTGTGAACCACCTTCCCCACAACCTCTCCACTGATGATCAAGTGATAAGGGACAGCAGTCCAAGGGTATGTGGGGTGATGATGGCAGACTGGGAGCTAAATGAGCAACGAAGACCCAGCCCTGAGCCCAAGACAGGGACCCTGGAgatgccatcagctgtcccaaCAAAGTTGCACAATCCACCTGAGGAGCAGCTCAGTGTCCAtacaagacagagaaaaacaccGGCCCCTGTTCCACAAGttctagcttttttctttttctcctcccctctcacaGTTCCTCCACTTCCAGCCCTTCCAAAAGCTTTCCCACTCCCAAAATGACACCTTTCCTCACCAGTTCTCACTGGTGGCTGACCAATTTGTAGGTACCCGTGCAAACCTCCCaatgctgcccccacccccaaactccATGCAGGTTCTCCTCCCGACGGCTGGGACAGGCCAGTGTGCAGTCGCTCCTGCCGGTGGGCACATGCAGCTGCCTGCGGATGCTGCAGAGCCAGCCAGGTCCAAGGTCAGCACTGGACCAGTCTCCAGCCCTACTCCACTACCTGGTCCCTCCAGCTCCGGCTCTCCCCTCAGCACTGGACCAGTCTCCAGTCCTACTCCATTACCTGGTCCCTCCAGCTCCGGCTCTCCCCTCAGCCGCCCACCTTCCTCCTACACAGGCTCGCTGGGTTGTTGTGGTTCTGCAGCTTCTGCACACCTCCACAGTGCCACCCCCGCTTTTCGGGCGCCCTCCCTGCAAGCCCAGAGTGCACCGGGACCTATTGCCTCCCGCGCCTCCTAATGCACCTCACAGGCGCGGGGCCACCGCTCCTCAGCCCTGCACCCGGCTAGGGGCCTCTTCCTCTCACGCGCGCACCGGTCACTCCCACCTCCTGGGCGCCCTTCCCCTCCGTGCTGGACGCTGGCGcatctccccctctccccacttTTTTTCCCTGGCTGCgccctcccctcccacacaccTCTTTGCGGACTCGCTGCCTCTCACCTCCGCCTCGGATCTGGCCTCCCTGCCGgctcccccctcacacacacacacacacacacacacacacacacacacacaacacccgaGCTCCCCAACCTCCCGCCCCACGCGCGCGTCCCCAtccctccgggtctcccccacTCCGCCCCCGGCAGGCAGGCAGCCCTCCCGGCTTCGGTACCTTCTTCATGATGCCCGTCTTCCTCTTGCTGAAGGTCGTGTAGCGCCGCAGCTTGTTGTCGATGAACTCCATCTTGATCTTCACGCGGCCCCGGGTCTTCTTGCCCGGCTTGGCCCCGCTCACCGCCCCGCTCACGGGTCCGTAGCCCCCGGCGGCGGCCGCCGACGCCTCGGGCCCAGCGACCACCAtctccatctcgctgaggctccgCTTGAGGCCGCGCCGCTCGgcgcccagctcctcctcctcgcccGACTCCGAGTCGCCCTCGCTGCCGCTGTAGAGGGCCCCCGCGGTGGGCGCCGCCGGGGTCGTGGCCGCGGCCGCTGCAGCCTCCCGCTCCAGGCGGCCCGACCCGAGCCCCGCGCCGTTCCCGGGCACTCGGCCCCCGTTGGCCCCGCGCGTCCCGCCGCCGCCCGGCCGCCCCGTCGGGGTCCGGTTCAGGCTGCCCCCCAGGGCCGAGCCCCGGCCCAGCGCCGCCGCGGCCCCAGCTTGGCTCGGTAACATGGCGCTCAGTGCAGGAGGGCGGACGGGCCAGTCAGCGAGGGAgccgagccgccgccgccgccgccgccatgggCTTCCCGGCTGAACCTGGCGCtcccgctgctgccgctgctgccgctgctccCGCCGCGGCCGGGGCCGCTCTCGCCGCCGCGGCGAACCCGGGGCCCCTGCACGCCCGGGCCGACCTGGGCCCTCACTTTCCTGCCCCTGGTGGCCCCGGGTTGCCCCAGGCCGCGCGCAGCGCCCCCTGTCCGCCTGCTGCGGCGGCGCGCTCCGCGGCCGTCAGCGTCCCCCGGGGGGCAGGGGCTGCGGGCCGCGGCCGAGACGGCGGCGGGCGGAGGGGGCCGGGACCACGCGCTGGCGGCGGAGGGATCCCCCGACCCTTCCCCCCATATAAAGAGATACAATGTTTCCTTTTATGGCGAGGCCGCTCCTTATATGGTGAGCCCCAGCGCCCCCGCCCCATTGGTCCGCGGTTCCGACACCCGCGCGTCCCATTGGTCCGCGGCGGGCGGTGATTTGCATAGACATGCCGAACCCGCTGCTGTCATCCCTCGCGTCAGACCGCGATTCCAAAAGGGGAGGAGCCGAGGCCTCTTAAAGGAGCAGGACACACCAGGCGAGACTCCGCCCCCTACTCACAGCCCCCCCGACAGGCACGCACAGACTGACATACACACAGACTGACAGACACACtctgacagacacacacacacgcgaaCTGGGAGGCTCTGTGGGGAGGAAGCCGCGCTCTGCCATGCGGGTGCTGAAGAGGATGCTGGAAGAAGTAAATCCGAAGGGAGCCCCTGATTGGATTTGGGAGTTTGCCGTGAATGAGAAAATACAGTCCAGGTTTTCAAAGAAAACCATCGGGCAGCCTTTAATTCCTCCTGCCTTCCTGAGGGAGGCAAAGTTTAGTGGTCCAGCTGACAGAGTGGGAGGGCTTGGATCCGGGTCTCCCGCCCAGCCACTCGCTCCCAACCCTTGCCCTCCGCACCCCACCCCCaacttccctttccctctcttttcctgGGAACTGCACTTTCCGACCAGGCCGGCTCCCAGGGGCTCATTCATCATCGGCTACACCGGGTGGATAGATGATTGTGTGTAGGTGGGTGGATTTGTGGAGGGGGGTATTTTCAGACATCTGGAAGAAGTGGAGGAGACGGACAGCCGGCCTCCTCGACCcgggtggggacagaggggagggatggagagTGGTGGAGACTTGAAGCTGCTCGGACTGCCTGACGGGAGGATGCAGCACAGGCTTGTGGGGAGAGTGTGAGGGACTAGCGCTCCGAGCTGAAGTTCTGGGAAGTCTCCAAGGTGGGAGGGGGGGTGTTGGAAAGTTTGAAAATGGGGTAGCACAAAGCCCCCAGTCGGGGTCTGGGTGGAATTGGGCTGGACTTGGCAGATTGGGGCTCTGCCTCTTGGCAACCCAGAACTTGGAAACCAGTGATTCAGTCTCCAAACTCCGTATTCCTCAAACCAGGAGGTTTTCAACATCAGGTGTAAGGACACCACGTCTGAAGTGCAGGGAAGCAGCTGTTGGAGTTGGGAAGCCGGCCCTTCCCAACTCCTGCTGTCATTGTCCTTTGTGAAGAGTACACGAAatagttgcagcccatcagaggtaGTGCCTGTGATGCTAAGTGAGTGTACTGCAACCCACACTTACATAAATCGGGGCAGATGTGTGGTCAGGTGGTTGGGTCACCCTTTAGGATGCCTGGTGGAGCCCTAACTTCCTGtatacttcccatcctgcttcctgctaatgcacaccctggcagaCAGCGAGTTAACACAAGTACTCCGGTCtctacccagatggagttctgggttcctggcttttggggagtgaaccagcagagaaaagatTCCTTCCCTCCCACGACCCCCACCAAGTTTCtctattttcctctctctttcaaatacaatgaaatcaCTCAAATATTAACAAGCACCACAAAATGCCAAGGATTAATTATAGCTGTGTGTAAAAAAATTTCACATTATATGACAATAGTTCAAAACGTTTATATAAAAATTGAGTCAAgggacccagc from Ochotona princeps isolate mOchPri1 chromosome 1, mOchPri1.hap1, whole genome shotgun sequence encodes:
- the SRF gene encoding serum response factor, translating into MLPSQAGAAAALGRGSALGGSLNRTPTGRPGGGGTRGANGGRVPGNGAGLGSGRLEREAAAAAATTPAAPTAGALYSGSEGDSESGEEEELGAERRGLKRSLSEMEMVVAGPEASAAAAGGYGPVSGAVSGAKPGKKTRGRVKIKMEFIDNKLRRYTTFSKRKTGIMKKAYELSTLTGTQVLLLVASETGHVYTFATRKLQPMITSETGKALIQTCLNSPDSPPRSDPTTDQRMSATGFEETDLTYQVSESDSSGETKDTLKPVFTVTNLPGTTSTIQTAPSTSTTMQVSSGPSFPITNYLAPVSASVSPSAVSSANGTVLKGTGSGPVSSGGLMQLPTGFTLMPSGAVAQQVPVQAIQVHQAPQQASPSRDSSTDLTQTSSSGTVTLPATIMTSSVPTTVGGHMMYPSPHAVMYAPTSGLADGSLTVLNAFSQAPSTMQVSHSQVQEQGGVPQVFLTAPSGTVQIPVSAVQLHQMAVIGQQAGSSSNLTELQVVNLDATHSTKSE